The Flammeovirgaceae bacterium genome contains a region encoding:
- a CDS encoding CcmD family protein, whose protein sequence is MRLFRVFFLIILLIRVGTGYALSQSEVEMADTMRAEGKIYVIVGIILIVLAGLFVYLFMLDRKVSKLEDKVK, encoded by the coding sequence ATGAGGTTGTTCCGAGTATTTTTTTTGATCATTTTATTAATTCGTGTAGGTACGGGCTATGCCCTTTCTCAATCAGAAGTTGAAATGGCCGACACGATGCGTGCGGAAGGGAAAATTTATGTCATTGTAGGAATTATTCTGATTGTGCTGGCCGGTTTGTTTGTGTACCTGTTTATGTTGGACAGGAAGGTAAGCAAACTGGAGGATAAAGTTAAATAA
- a CDS encoding type II toxin-antitoxin system VapC family toxin translates to MILCDTNIIIELLKGNSVITNELKKIGQARIAVSSVTVAELMFWALNQSELKKIMRAIHAIQTFHVDEEISVKSLDLIMAYGLSHKLDVPDSLIAATALMKGCRLFTLNVKDFRFIKSLNLYSSS, encoded by the coding sequence GTGATTCTTTGTGATACGAACATTATTATTGAGTTGCTTAAGGGTAATTCGGTAATCACGAATGAGTTAAAAAAAATTGGTCAGGCCCGTATCGCAGTAAGTTCGGTAACGGTAGCCGAGTTGATGTTTTGGGCGTTAAACCAGAGCGAACTTAAAAAGATAATGCGGGCAATACATGCAATCCAGACGTTCCATGTGGATGAAGAGATATCTGTGAAGTCGCTGGACTTAATTATGGCATACGGACTTAGCCATAAGTTGGATGTGCCCGATTCATTGATTGCGGCAACTGCACTGATGAAGGGATGTAGATTATTTACATTGAATGTTAAAGATTTTCGTTTTATCAAATCGTTAAACCTGTATTCATCGTCTTAA
- a CDS encoding SBBP repeat-containing protein — MTSDANGNIYLVGAFTGTINFGSGASAGPAVGSDIWFGKFSSTGSLIWAHGLIGGDDDFGWDIALDNSGNVYITGYFGTTTSQLDFDPGAGTAFPTVSHGLFFAKYNNSGVFQWVKTIGTNFVTTRSHGIAIDNSSNVYIAGTIWSSTPQNIDFNPGTGVNNLSTNNGSIFYAKYNSSGNYLWAKNVGPGNTASTECRDLFLDGSNNVYITGTFNGSADFHPSSTSPVLNSSAGAAYVCKYNSSGNYIWTKQVGGQNGDWGNRVVVDGSNNVYVTGTYNTNGQNIFLAKFNSSGTQQILKSIGGTNSDAGHALTLDGSGNLYLTGFFNGTNVEFNPGGSQKALTSNGSFHNFFYGKYALSNLSCQWVRRVDFNLDAPDYEMNAIRLVNNKLVIAGNFKGSGDFNSCAESSVFNASTLDGFLIGHNTADGPLSITGPNTVCNQGTFVFSAQNVPPDAVVQWTTTPGNLLNPSSGTGPTFTTNAVAGVSGSVTVSASVLGECAGNASMPIWVGIPQPITSMQITIEPCETLQAIALGSNASSYNWYINGVFFTSTSNNTVEISLITQITTPGWYTISTEGVNICGVTQRYNQNVYIGCTGGAGRGQQYSVGYPNPTQYEINFVLEPGDKETVDFEYSYSLVDKNGATVKKGSTRKNVLVIDVSDLKKDTYIFKVQLPGQRIEQRIVIE, encoded by the coding sequence ATGACTTCAGACGCTAACGGTAACATCTATCTGGTCGGTGCATTTACCGGAACCATCAATTTCGGTTCGGGCGCAAGTGCCGGCCCTGCTGTAGGTAGCGATATCTGGTTTGGTAAGTTTTCCAGCACTGGTAGTCTGATTTGGGCGCACGGTTTGATCGGAGGTGATGATGATTTTGGGTGGGACATTGCCCTTGATAATTCAGGCAATGTTTACATTACCGGTTACTTCGGTACTACCACGTCCCAACTCGATTTTGACCCGGGCGCTGGTACTGCTTTTCCTACCGTCTCGCATGGTTTGTTTTTTGCTAAGTATAACAATAGTGGAGTCTTTCAATGGGTGAAGACCATTGGTACTAACTTTGTAACAACACGCTCACACGGCATAGCCATAGATAATTCAAGCAATGTGTACATAGCAGGAACCATCTGGTCATCTACCCCTCAAAATATTGACTTCAATCCCGGAACGGGTGTAAATAACCTAAGCACGAATAATGGATCTATATTCTATGCCAAGTACAACAGTTCCGGCAACTACTTATGGGCCAAAAATGTGGGGCCCGGAAACACCGCCTCAACCGAATGCCGGGATTTATTTCTGGATGGATCAAACAATGTTTATATAACCGGCACATTTAACGGCTCGGCTGATTTTCATCCTTCCTCAACCTCCCCCGTGTTGAACAGTTCAGCAGGGGCTGCTTATGTGTGCAAATATAACAGCAGTGGTAATTATATCTGGACGAAACAGGTTGGCGGCCAAAATGGAGATTGGGGCAACCGGGTAGTGGTAGATGGATCCAACAACGTATATGTAACAGGCACCTATAACACCAACGGACAAAATATTTTCCTTGCCAAGTTCAATTCTTCAGGTACCCAGCAAATACTTAAATCCATTGGCGGCACCAATTCCGATGCGGGTCACGCCCTTACGTTGGATGGCTCAGGCAATCTTTACTTAACAGGTTTCTTTAATGGTACAAATGTTGAGTTTAATCCGGGAGGTTCCCAAAAAGCTTTAACCTCAAACGGCAGTTTTCATAATTTTTTTTATGGCAAATACGCATTATCGAACCTCAGTTGTCAATGGGTTCGAAGAGTAGACTTCAATCTTGATGCACCCGATTATGAAATGAATGCCATCCGGCTTGTTAACAACAAACTTGTAATTGCCGGTAATTTTAAGGGTTCAGGCGATTTTAACAGTTGTGCCGAATCGAGTGTGTTCAATGCCTCAACGCTGGATGGATTCCTGATTGGACATAACACCGCTGATGGCCCCCTGTCAATTACAGGGCCCAATACTGTTTGTAATCAGGGCACATTTGTATTTAGCGCTCAAAATGTACCTCCCGATGCCGTTGTTCAATGGACTACAACACCCGGCAACTTGCTTAATCCTTCCTCCGGCACAGGACCTACTTTTACCACCAATGCTGTAGCCGGTGTTTCCGGTAGTGTTACAGTTTCGGCTTCTGTGTTAGGTGAATGTGCCGGTAATGCATCCATGCCGATATGGGTGGGTATTCCGCAGCCAATAACGTCAATGCAAATAACCATTGAACCCTGTGAAACACTTCAGGCAATAGCCCTGGGCTCTAATGCCTCCTCATATAATTGGTATATTAATGGAGTGTTTTTCACCTCTACTTCCAACAATACAGTGGAAATCTCGTTAATTACGCAAATTACCACCCCGGGTTGGTACACCATCAGTACGGAAGGTGTGAATATTTGCGGGGTTACTCAACGATACAATCAAAATGTCTATATTGGCTGTACCGGAGGAGCCGGGAGAGGCCAACAATATTCAGTAGGTTATCCTAATCCAACGCAGTACGAAATTAATTTTGTGTTGGAGCCGGGAGATAAAGAAACCGTTGATTTTGAGTACAGCTACAGCCTGGTGGATAAAAACGGGGCCACTGTTAAAAAAGGCTCTACCCGTAAGAATGTATTGGTAATTGATGTGAGTGATTTAAAGAAGGATACGTACATCTTTAAAGTGCAGCTACCAGGCCAGCGTATTGAGCAGCGGATCGTTATTGAATAA
- a CDS encoding cytochrome c maturation protein CcmE — translation MKKSHIFIIVIIAAAVAIILSTAEDASTYVSFSEAYQMASSGNRKPIHVVGELKKDDSGNVVGIEPGEDKVSFSFIMVDDNGKEQKVYYNQPMPQDFTRSEKVVVIGSYMGDNFYAEKILLKCPSKYQENTVNV, via the coding sequence ATGAAAAAATCGCACATCTTCATCATCGTTATTATTGCGGCAGCGGTGGCCATCATTTTATCAACGGCCGAAGATGCCAGCACCTATGTATCATTTTCGGAAGCGTATCAGATGGCCTCATCCGGAAACCGCAAGCCCATTCACGTGGTGGGCGAATTGAAGAAAGATGATTCGGGTAATGTGGTAGGCATTGAACCCGGTGAGGATAAAGTTTCTTTCTCGTTTATTATGGTTGATGATAATGGCAAAGAGCAGAAAGTATACTATAATCAGCCCATGCCGCAGGATTTTACCCGGTCCGAAAAAGTAGTGGTCATCGGCAGTTACATGGGCGATAATTTTTATGCGGAGAAAATCCTGCTTAAATGTCCTTCCAAATACCAGGAAAACACAGTTAATGTTTGA
- the ccsA gene encoding cytochrome c biogenesis protein CcsA encodes MKTWLKITAIVLLGYVHTAGLLMDVPRLNILNETIRALYFHVPMWFGMVLLYIGSVYYGIRYLRNPVHEFDIKSEAFAHVGTAFGVLGMITGMLWANYTWGSPWHGDPKQNGAAIALLVYLAYFVLRGSLDNPEQRARLSAVYNIFAFAAMIPLIFIIPRLTSSMHPGSGGNPGFNAYDLDSRMRWVFYPAVAGWFLVGLWITSIRVRLRCIAEEVSN; translated from the coding sequence ATGAAAACATGGCTTAAAATAACTGCGATTGTTTTGCTCGGTTACGTTCACACAGCCGGCTTACTGATGGACGTACCGCGGCTGAATATTTTGAATGAAACCATTCGGGCACTGTACTTTCATGTGCCCATGTGGTTTGGCATGGTGTTGTTGTATATCGGTTCGGTTTATTACGGCATACGGTACCTTCGCAATCCTGTTCATGAGTTCGACATCAAATCCGAAGCCTTTGCGCATGTGGGCACTGCGTTTGGCGTGCTCGGTATGATTACCGGCATGCTGTGGGCCAACTACACGTGGGGTTCGCCCTGGCATGGCGACCCGAAGCAGAACGGTGCGGCCATCGCCCTGCTGGTGTACCTCGCTTATTTTGTACTGCGCGGCTCGCTTGACAACCCCGAACAACGCGCGCGGCTGAGCGCAGTGTACAACATCTTTGCGTTTGCCGCGATGATTCCTCTGATTTTTATTATTCCCCGGCTTACCAGCAGCATGCACCCGGGCAGCGGGGGCAATCCGGGCTTTAATGCGTACGACCTCGACAGCCGGATGCGTTGGGTTTTTTACCCCGCTGTAGCGGGATGGTTTTTGGTGGGGTTGTGGATTACTTCCATTCGTGTGCGACTACGCTGTATTGCCGAAGAGGTGAGTAATTGA
- a CDS encoding amino acid permease: MANSLFTKKPMDVLMKEAAGESSHGLKRTLGKVNLIALGIGAVIGAGIFVLTGQAAAQYAGPAVALSFIVSALACAFAGLCYAEFAAMIPIAGSAYTYAYATMGRGVAWIIGWALVLEYLFAGSTVAVGWSGYVVNFLDSVGIHIPPELANAPYTFDEDHNLIATGAVFNLPAAFIVTVVTMLLFRGIKESATFNNLVVLIKLTVIFLFIIFGWQYIVADNWVPFIPENTGTFGQYGVSGILRASAVIFFAYIGFDAVSTAAQEAKNPQKDMPWGILGSLFICTIVYILVSLVMTGIAPYTELNTAAPIAVAIDKAGSGLQWLSPFIKIGAIAGLTSVILVMLMGQTRIFYSMANDGLFFTPFSKVHSEYGTPHVSTLVTGTVALVASGLLPISVLGELVSIGTLLAFIIVCLGILILRYKRPEIPRPFKTPLFPVVPILGVICCGAVMSFLNQLTFIICGIWLVIGVLIYLAYGRSHARY; the protein is encoded by the coding sequence ATGGCCAACAGCTTGTTTACCAAAAAGCCCATGGATGTTCTGATGAAAGAGGCCGCGGGCGAATCATCACACGGATTAAAGCGCACACTCGGAAAAGTTAACCTCATTGCACTTGGCATTGGTGCCGTAATTGGTGCGGGTATATTTGTACTTACCGGCCAGGCAGCCGCACAGTATGCCGGCCCGGCAGTAGCACTATCCTTTATCGTTTCTGCGCTGGCCTGTGCCTTTGCCGGATTATGTTATGCTGAGTTTGCTGCGATGATACCCATTGCCGGAAGCGCCTACACCTATGCCTACGCTACCATGGGCCGGGGTGTGGCCTGGATTATCGGCTGGGCCCTGGTGCTTGAATACCTCTTTGCCGGTTCAACCGTGGCAGTGGGCTGGTCAGGATATGTGGTCAACTTTCTGGACTCCGTGGGCATTCACATCCCACCGGAACTGGCCAATGCACCCTATACGTTTGATGAGGATCATAATCTTATTGCAACAGGGGCTGTATTCAATCTGCCGGCTGCCTTTATCGTAACGGTGGTAACGATGTTGCTGTTCCGGGGAATAAAGGAGTCGGCAACCTTTAACAACCTGGTTGTTTTGATTAAGCTAACCGTAATATTCCTGTTCATCATATTCGGCTGGCAATATATTGTGGCCGACAACTGGGTGCCGTTTATTCCGGAGAACACCGGAACATTCGGACAATATGGAGTCAGTGGCATTTTGCGTGCATCGGCTGTTATCTTTTTTGCCTACATCGGCTTCGATGCCGTGTCAACGGCTGCCCAGGAAGCAAAGAATCCGCAAAAAGATATGCCGTGGGGAATATTAGGATCGCTGTTTATTTGCACAATTGTGTACATTCTGGTTTCGCTGGTTATGACGGGCATTGCTCCTTATACCGAACTGAACACCGCAGCACCCATTGCCGTTGCCATCGACAAAGCCGGAAGCGGTTTGCAATGGCTTAGCCCATTCATTAAAATCGGAGCCATTGCCGGCTTAACCTCTGTAATCCTGGTGATGCTGATGGGCCAGACCCGCATCTTTTACTCCATGGCTAATGATGGGTTGTTCTTTACCCCGTTTTCAAAAGTCCACTCTGAATATGGCACCCCGCATGTATCAACACTGGTTACGGGTACCGTGGCTTTGGTAGCCTCCGGATTGCTGCCTATCAGTGTGTTGGGCGAACTGGTTTCAATCGGTACGCTGCTGGCCTTTATCATCGTTTGCCTTGGCATCCTGATACTCCGCTACAAAAGGCCTGAAATCCCCCGGCCTTTTAAAACTCCGTTGTTCCCGGTGGTTCCGATACTGGGTGTTATCTGCTGCGGAGCAGTAATGTCCTTTCTGAATCAACTCACGTTTATTATCTGCGGTATCTGGCTGGTTATCGGTGTACTGATTTACCTGGCTTACGGACGAAGTCACGCGAGATACTAG
- a CDS encoding lipoprotein signal peptidase — MKAQKYFLLAFVVIVIDQTSKMLVFNNMELHEEINVIGDWFRLHYLLNPGMAFGIRWENEFGKLALTIFRIGAMFGIGYYLWKMAERNAHPGFLWCMGLILGGAVGNVIDSTFFGVLLNNAPADAPTPWFHGQVIDMLFFPLFEFFWPEWVPFVGGQHFLFFSPVFNIADSSIFIGVVTILIMQKRFFKHNEIAKDPADAAAAENQQPVLNNSSENQPPAA, encoded by the coding sequence ATGAAAGCACAAAAATATTTTCTGCTGGCCTTTGTTGTGATTGTCATCGATCAGACATCCAAAATGCTGGTGTTTAACAACATGGAATTACATGAAGAGATCAACGTTATTGGCGACTGGTTCCGGCTGCATTACCTGCTCAACCCCGGCATGGCCTTCGGCATCCGTTGGGAAAATGAATTTGGTAAACTGGCCCTGACTATCTTCCGCATAGGCGCCATGTTTGGTATCGGCTATTACCTATGGAAGATGGCCGAACGCAACGCCCACCCCGGCTTTTTGTGGTGCATGGGCCTGATACTGGGTGGTGCCGTGGGCAACGTTATTGACAGCACCTTTTTTGGCGTATTGCTGAACAATGCGCCTGCCGATGCGCCCACTCCGTGGTTTCACGGGCAGGTTATTGATATGCTGTTCTTCCCGCTGTTCGAATTCTTCTGGCCCGAATGGGTGCCGTTTGTGGGTGGGCAGCACTTTTTATTTTTCAGCCCGGTGTTCAACATTGCCGACTCTTCCATTTTTATTGGCGTAGTCACCATCCTGATTATGCAAAAGCGGTTCTTCAAACACAACGAAATTGCCAAAGACCCGGCCGATGCCGCGGCTGCCGAAAACCAACAACCGGTTTTGAACAACTCCTCCGAAAATCAGCCTCCGGCCGCTTAA
- a CDS encoding gliding motility-associated C-terminal domain-containing protein, producing the protein MQLGPDGRIYISRCNDITNESDYLAVINNPGREGTACNFISKGVSLGGRKNKLGLPNFIASYFRFEDPVIDMPNVFTPNGDDYNPVFKPILFNHMLDADLTIINRWGQRIFYTRDVETGWDGGDAPAGVYYWLLRYEGKNGKMGTAKGWVHLLR; encoded by the coding sequence ATGCAACTGGGCCCGGATGGACGTATTTACATTTCGCGCTGCAATGACATTACCAATGAATCGGATTACCTGGCTGTAATCAACAACCCCGGCCGCGAAGGCACAGCCTGCAATTTCATCAGTAAAGGGGTTTCGCTTGGGGGGCGTAAAAACAAGCTCGGACTGCCCAACTTCATCGCGTCCTACTTCCGGTTTGAAGACCCCGTTATTGACATGCCCAATGTGTTTACGCCCAACGGTGACGATTACAACCCCGTGTTTAAACCTATCCTGTTTAACCACATGCTCGATGCCGATTTAACCATCATTAACCGGTGGGGTCAGCGCATATTTTACACCCGCGATGTGGAAACCGGGTGGGATGGAGGTGACGCCCCTGCGGGTGTTTATTACTGGCTTCTGCGCTATGAGGGCAAAAACGGAAAGATGGGAACAGCTAAAGGATGGGTGCACTTGCTGAGGTAG
- a CDS encoding heme exporter protein CcmB produces MKNIITLLRKEFILELRRKSVVAGLGLYLFSLIFICYLTFSLRQQAINENTWAALFWLVILFSVVNSVAKSFIGERKGVFIYLYSVASAQQIILSKMIYNSLLAFLLSVTGYLLFAVFIHNPVTDQLLFVVLLLLASTGFSVSLSLISGIASKANNSNVLMAVLSFPVVISILLMAVRTTGNVLNGMERAASYDELLNLLAINCIAGALAYILFPYIWRS; encoded by the coding sequence ATGAAGAATATCATCACCCTGTTGCGCAAAGAATTTATTCTTGAACTGAGGCGTAAATCGGTTGTGGCCGGACTGGGCCTTTACCTGTTCAGCCTGATTTTTATCTGTTACCTCACCTTTAGTTTGCGGCAACAAGCCATTAATGAAAACACCTGGGCTGCGTTGTTCTGGCTGGTCATTCTTTTTTCGGTGGTCAACAGCGTAGCCAAAAGTTTTATAGGCGAGCGCAAGGGTGTTTTTATTTACCTGTACTCGGTGGCCAGTGCGCAACAGATTATCTTATCGAAGATGATATACAACAGCCTGCTGGCCTTCTTGCTGTCGGTTACCGGGTATCTTCTTTTTGCGGTGTTCATTCATAATCCGGTAACCGATCAACTGCTTTTTGTTGTACTGTTGTTACTTGCATCAACCGGTTTTTCTGTTTCGCTCAGTCTTATTTCGGGCATTGCATCAAAAGCCAACAACAGCAACGTGCTGATGGCCGTTTTAAGTTTTCCGGTGGTTATCTCCATTTTATTAATGGCTGTTCGAACTACCGGCAATGTGCTGAACGGAATGGAGCGTGCGGCAAGCTATGATGAGTTGCTGAATTTGCTGGCAATAAATTGTATTGCCGGTGCGTTGGCGTACATCCTGTTCCCGTATATTTGGCGGAGTTGA
- the ccsA gene encoding cytochrome c biogenesis protein CcsA, translating into MHYLIGNLGHFFVITSFVAAIATTFTYFKATTATDLENMNGWLVNGRVGFYIHAFAVLGIVISLFLIIYNHYFEYHYAYSYSDKKLPAHYLFSTFWNGQEGSFLLWMFWHAVLGIVLIHTNRFWEAPVMTVFAAVQAFLASMILGVVLPVIDFKIGSSPFILLRDALPDPIFTVQPDFIPADGQGLNPLLQNYWMVIHPPTLFLGFAATLVPFSFCLSGLWLKKYREWVRPALPWSLFAGAVLGLGILMGGYWAYETLNFGGYWNWDPVENAVYVPWLVLIASIHTMITYKNSETALKASIILVISVFILILYSTFLTRSGVLGDASVHSFTDLGLSGQLLLYMFFFMIIAVVFAAIRWKEIPSSEKESSVYSREFWIFVGASVLCLMGFQVLVPTSFPVLNKVVEFFGGTSNLAPPADQVGFYSRFQLWFAVAIGLLSAIGQFFWWKKIDRDKLLKELYSPAILSLVLVAVIITAGKVYKPTYILLTLAGVFTVVANLKILWSVMKNSPALSGGAVAHIGVGLMLIGIMFSSGYSTVVSLNNTGMLISRQLSEEFNRENLLLFVNEPREMFGYEIEYKGERVEARSKSGYISKRDIEYTADPYTVIARRDIVFNGRKLYAKGDRFEIYPENTFYEIEFRKNGEVKFVQYPRVQVNPRFGNMASPDINRTVSLDLYTHISAPMTEEAKEDWVGREEVTVKRNADFFANDYVARIEELSRVTEIGGTPLDSTFVAVRARIRVQAENADYTAEPVLILSTTMQGGLIPEEIPELGLKFTLLNVHPRTDELTLRIENRQKDWVVIKALEKPFVNVLWIGTGLLMMGFGIAMVRRFREFSKMKEKGQE; encoded by the coding sequence ATGCACTATTTAATCGGTAACCTCGGCCATTTTTTTGTCATCACCTCGTTTGTAGCGGCCATTGCCACGACATTCACATACTTTAAGGCAACAACAGCAACCGACTTAGAAAATATGAACGGCTGGCTGGTTAACGGGCGGGTTGGGTTTTACATTCATGCTTTTGCAGTGCTCGGCATTGTTATCAGTCTTTTCCTCATCATCTACAACCATTATTTTGAATATCATTACGCCTACAGCTATTCTGATAAAAAATTACCCGCGCACTACCTGTTCTCAACCTTTTGGAACGGCCAGGAAGGCAGCTTTCTGCTGTGGATGTTCTGGCATGCCGTGCTGGGCATTGTACTTATTCATACAAACAGGTTCTGGGAGGCTCCGGTGATGACAGTGTTTGCAGCTGTGCAGGCTTTTCTTGCTTCAATGATTCTGGGCGTTGTGCTGCCTGTTATTGATTTTAAGATTGGCAGTTCGCCTTTTATTCTGTTACGAGATGCGCTGCCCGATCCAATTTTTACGGTACAACCTGATTTTATTCCGGCCGATGGCCAGGGATTAAATCCGCTGCTCCAAAACTACTGGATGGTGATTCACCCGCCCACGTTGTTTCTGGGCTTTGCCGCTACGCTTGTTCCGTTTTCGTTTTGCCTGTCGGGCTTGTGGCTGAAGAAATACCGGGAGTGGGTGCGGCCTGCCTTGCCGTGGTCGTTGTTTGCCGGTGCCGTACTGGGCCTGGGTATTTTAATGGGCGGCTACTGGGCTTATGAAACGCTGAACTTTGGCGGGTACTGGAACTGGGACCCGGTAGAAAATGCGGTGTACGTTCCCTGGCTGGTGCTCATCGCTTCCATTCACACCATGATCACGTACAAGAACAGCGAAACCGCGTTGAAGGCTTCCATCATTCTGGTAATAAGTGTTTTCATTCTCATTTTATACTCCACCTTCCTTACCCGCAGCGGTGTACTGGGCGATGCTTCGGTACACTCGTTTACCGATTTGGGGTTATCGGGCCAGCTGCTTCTGTATATGTTTTTCTTTATGATAATAGCCGTAGTGTTTGCCGCTATTCGCTGGAAAGAAATACCCTCATCCGAAAAGGAATCCTCCGTGTACTCGCGCGAGTTCTGGATTTTCGTGGGAGCTTCGGTACTCTGCTTAATGGGTTTCCAGGTGTTGGTCCCCACGTCATTTCCTGTGCTGAATAAAGTGGTCGAATTTTTCGGGGGCACCTCCAACCTGGCGCCCCCGGCCGACCAGGTGGGATTTTATTCCCGGTTTCAATTGTGGTTTGCGGTGGCCATCGGGTTGCTATCGGCCATCGGCCAGTTTTTCTGGTGGAAAAAAATTGATCGGGATAAGCTGTTAAAAGAACTCTACAGCCCGGCCATCCTGTCGCTTGTGCTGGTGGCGGTTATCATAACGGCCGGCAAGGTGTATAAACCCACGTACATTTTACTTACGCTGGCGGGTGTATTTACGGTGGTGGCCAATTTAAAAATACTCTGGTCGGTAATGAAAAACAGCCCGGCACTTTCGGGCGGAGCGGTGGCCCATATTGGTGTGGGCTTGATGCTGATCGGCATTATGTTTTCATCCGGTTATTCAACCGTTGTTTCGCTCAACAATACAGGCATGCTCATTTCGCGCCAGCTTAGCGAGGAGTTTAACCGTGAAAACCTGCTGCTGTTTGTAAACGAACCGCGCGAGATGTTTGGGTATGAGATTGAATACAAAGGCGAACGGGTTGAAGCGCGCAGCAAGTCCGGCTATATCAGCAAGCGCGACATTGAATACACGGCCGATCCGTACACGGTTATTGCCAGGCGCGACATTGTATTTAACGGTCGCAAACTTTATGCAAAGGGTGATCGGTTTGAGATTTATCCGGAGAACACGTTTTATGAAATTGAGTTTCGGAAGAACGGTGAAGTGAAGTTTGTTCAGTATCCGCGGGTGCAGGTTAATCCCCGGTTCGGCAACATGGCTTCACCGGATATTAACCGCACGGTTTCGCTGGATTTATACACGCATATTTCCGCACCCATGACCGAGGAGGCCAAGGAAGACTGGGTAGGCCGTGAAGAAGTTACCGTAAAGCGCAATGCCGATTTTTTTGCCAACGATTATGTGGCACGCATCGAAGAGCTTTCGCGGGTTACCGAAATTGGCGGCACCCCGCTCGATTCAACATTTGTAGCCGTGCGGGCGCGCATCCGGGTACAAGCCGAAAATGCTGACTATACTGCGGAGCCTGTTTTAATTTTGAGTACCACCATGCAGGGCGGACTGATCCCTGAAGAGATACCGGAACTTGGGCTAAAGTTTACCCTCCTGAATGTTCATCCGCGAACCGATGAACTTACCCTGCGTATAGAAAACCGCCAGAAAGATTGGGTGGTTATTAAAGCACTTGAAAAACCGTTTGTTAACGTGCTTTGGATTGGCACCGGCCTGTTGATGATGGGCTTTGGTATAGCCATGGTGCGCAGGTTCCGCGAGTTCAGCAAGATGAAAGAGAAAGGTCAGGAGTAA